The sequence below is a genomic window from Deltaproteobacteria bacterium GWC2_55_46.
CTTGAGCTCGTGGGGCAGGGCGGGCTGGGGGCATGAACGGGCGGAGGCTGGGGGTAAGGAGTGCAAGCTGCTCAAGCTCTCATGCGACAAGTCCTTACACGAGCTCAACTGGCGCGCAGTGCTCTCATTCGAGGAGACTGTCAGGCTCACGGCCGAGTGGTACAGGTCGTACTACTCCGGGGCAGAAGACATGTACGAAGTTACGGCTGGGCAGATAGAGCGTTACGTCGGGGAGGCCGCGAGGCAGGGCCTTACATGGGCCATGCAAGAGGAGCTCGCATGATCGAGGGGCTAAGGACCGAACTCCTCGGCCAGTTCGCCGACCACAGGGGCAGGGTCATGCACATGCTTAGAAACGATTCTCCCATGTTCGAGGGCTTTGGCGAGATCTACTTCTCGATAGTGAACCCGGGCAAGGTGAAGGCGTGGAAAAGGCACCTCAGGATGACCCAGCACTTTGCGGTCCCTGTAGGGAGGATAAGGCTCGTCGTCTACGACGGACGTGAGGGCTCGCCCACCTTCGGCTCAATCGAGGTCATCGAAACGGGCGAGGTCGATTACATGCTCATTCGGATACCGCCGCTACTCTGGTACGGCTTCATGGGCATATCCAGCGGCCCGGCCCTCATCGCCAACTGCACGGACATCCCGCACAGCCCTGAGGAGTCTGAAAGGATGGATATGGATAGCGCAATGATCGAATACGATTGGGGGTCGGATGACCATGAATAAAGAGTTCCCCAGGGTAAGCGTGATCATGAACTGCCTGAACGGGCAGGAGTACCTTAGGGAGGCTATAGACAGCGTCTACGCCCAGACCTATGGCTCATGGGAGATAGTCTTCTGGGACAACGCCTCCACCGACGGGAGCGCGGACATCGCCAGGGGTTATGACGGAAGGCTCAGGTACTTCCGTAACCCCTTAACCGAGCCTCTCGGCAAAGCCAGGAACAGGGCGATCAAGGCCTCCAGGGGCGAGTTCATCGCCTTCCTCGACTGCGACGACCTCTGGATGGCAGAGAAGCTTGAAAGGCAGGTGCCGCTGTTCGACAGGGACCCAGGGGTGGGGCTTGTCTACTCGGACACGGTCTTTTTTAACTCCAGGGGCGACGAGCGGCGTATATACGAGAAGGACAAGCCGCCGAAGGGGCGTATCTTCAGTGAACTCCTTACGGATTATTTCCTCTCCATGGAGACGGTCATCCTCAGGAGGAAGGCGCTTGAAGGGCTCGGCGAATGGTTTGACGAAAGGCTTAGCATGAACGAGGAGGCCGACCTCTTTACCAGGATAGCCCATGGCTGGGAGGCGGATTACGTCGATGAGCCGCTCGCGAAGTGGCGGGTCCATCCGGGGAGCCTTACATGGACAAAAAAAGAGCTTTTCGCCGTGGAGTCCCAGATGGTGATCGAGAAATACCTGAGGATATTCCCGGGCTTCGAGAGGGAGTACGGAGAAGAGGTCGACAGGGTGAGGCTCAGGATAACAAAACAGAGGTTCATGAACCAATGGGAGAAGGGGGACACCGGGCTCAGGGGCTCGCTCAGGGGCTACATAAGGAAGGACCCCAAGGCGCTCGCTCTTTACATGGCCTCGTTCCTGCCATACAGGGCTGCAGGAAAGTTCATCGGATACTACAGGAGGTACCGGGGCCATGTTGAGCCTTGAAGAAATATTCGAGGGCAGGGATGTGGCCTTCTTCGGTTACGCCAGAACGGCCCTGGAGTACGGCTACAGGTACCTCGGGCTAAAGGCCGGGGACGAGGTCCTGTATCCCGACCTCATATGCGATGTCGCGATGGTCCCATGCAGGCGGCTCGGGCTCAATGTCGGCTTCTACAGGATAAACGACTCACTGGAGACTGACATCGCGGATCTCGAAAGGCAGGTGACAGGCAGCACCAGGGCCATCCTGGCTGTACACTACTTCGGCTTCCCGCAAAGGCGACTCGATTCTCTCAAGGGGCTTTGCAGGAGGCGCGGTCTTTACCTTATAGAGGACAACGCCCATAGCTTCTTAAGCAGCCCAGGTGGGAGATTCCTCGGCTTCACCGGCGACATTTCTATTTACAGCTTCAGAAAGACCGTGCCGGTCGTAAACGGCGCGGCACTGCTGGTGAACCGGCACTTCAATGGCGGAGACGACACGTGGGATGTGAAGCTTGCAGGCGAGATGCTCCCGCCGGAGAAGAGAATTAGGAGGATAAGGGGGCGTCTTAAATTGTTTGAGGCGAAATACCGTGTTCCACTGAGCAGGCTCCGGAGGACGGGGCTCCATGTGCTCCCGCACGGCGCTACCGAATACGAAACACTTGACTACAAGGCCGACGAGTGGAGCATGTCGGTGCTCCGGGATTACCCCTACGCCAGGGAGATAACAAGAAGAAGGGACAATTTCCGCAGATGGGTAGACAGGCTCACCCCGCTTGGCCTTGTCCCTGTCAAGGAGCTCGAAAGCGGCACGGTGCCCATGTGCTGCCCCATGTACTCAAGCGAACGGGACCGCTGGCTTGAGCGCTATCTCGGGAAGGGCTACAGGGTAAGCCCCTGGCCGACGCTTCCGAGAGAAGTGAGCAGGAAGGGTGGGGGCGCGGTTGATATCTGGAAGAGGCTAATAACATTCCCGGTTTGAGGTGAGATGACTTTACGAATAGAGATATACGAGGCCCCCGAGGCCTTTCTCGCCTTGAGGGAGCGCTGGCGAGGGATAGCCGAAGGTGAAGGGCAGCTCTTCTCCGGCCCAGAATGGCACTGGGCCTGGTGGAAGGCCTTCGGCGGCAGGGCGTTGTTCTACGCGGGCTTTGACGGCGGCCGCCTCGTCGGGGTCTGGCCGTTCTGCCTGAGACGGGCCTCGTTCAAGGATTTTTACGGGAGAATAGCCGAGACATTATCTGGCAGGAGCGCTGATTACGGCTTGCCGGCGATAGAAAAGGGCTTTGAGGCGACGTTCGTAAGATCGGTCATAGAGGACCTGATGGAGAAGGCAGGCAGAAGGACGCTCATCGAATTCCCTCACCTGCCATTGGGCCATCCTTCTACTTCCGCCTTGGCGTCGTACATCCGGGAAAGCGGGATGAGGACAGTAGAATCAGAGACGGTCTGCCCGGTGCTCGAGTTCGGGGCTGACAGTGCCTCCACCGAAAGGTCATGGAAGAGGACGCATCGCGCGGACCTCAGAAGGCAGAGGAGGAGACTTGAGGAGATAGGTACGTTGAGACTCAATATCCCCGGCGGGAAGGAGGAGGCTGTCGAGCTTCTGCCATCTTTTTTCAGCATGCATACCGCTGAGTGGAGGGCGCGCAGGTTCAACCTCAAGTTCCTCGACCACAGGATGAGGGATTTTTGCGGGAACCTCGTTGATGGCCTATATGGCAAGGGGCTCCACTTCTCGTTTTTATCATGCGGCGCGGAAGTAATAAGCATGCACCTGGGCTTTCTCTCCCATGGCTGGCTTCTGTGGTATATGCCTGCCTATGACACCGCCTTTGAGAAATACTCTCCGGGCAAGGTCCACCTGCACATGCTGACAGAGCTTGGGCAAAGGCAGGGATGGAAGGGTATCGATTTTCTTCAGGGCGACGAGGCCTACAAGCTACAGTGGAGCAACGGCAGGGTCGAGACAAGCTCCTTCACTTGCTCCAGGGCATGGTCGATCCAGTATTCCTGGCTCATCTGGGCTAAGCCATGGCTCATAGATAACTTCGGGGAGATCTACAGGCGACTTAAGTCCGCAGGAGTGTCCTGAGATGGTCATGCCGGCAGCTGCCAGAGTTGTGAATGGAGGGCTCACGATAATAAGCAGGGTGCGCCCGGTCCCGAAGGGCTACGCGATACTCCTCTACCACAGGCTCCACGAGGACGATTCGGTTGATGCCCCGTTCCTGTCAATAGGCGCCACTGTTTTCTCTTCGCAGATGGAATGGCTGAAAGAGAGGGCGGCGGTGGTAACCCTCTCCGAGCTGGTCTCGATGGTAAAGGCGCGGAAAAATCCGGATAAGCTCTACGCGGCGCTCACCTTTGACGACGGCTACCAGGACGTTTTACGGGTCGGTCTTCCGCTTTTCAGGAGGCACTCTGTGCCGGTGACCTTTTTCATCTCCACCTCGTTCATCGACGACCACTCAAGGATGTCGTGGTGGGATACGCTCCAAGGCGCGGGCATAGGCGCGCGCCAGATATCCAGGGCCTCGGAGAAGATAAAGTACTCCGGTCTTCCGGTAGAAGACGCCCTCGTTGGGCGCGGGCCTTCCCTCGGCAGCTCTGCTCATAACGGCTTTGCCAGCTGGGATGAGCTGCGTGCCGCCGCTGGAAGCGGGTATGTGGAAGTAGGCGGCCATACGGTGACCCACCCGGTGCTCTCAAGGGGCGGGCTCTACGAAGTACGGGAGTGCAAGGCGAGGCTGGAAGATGAGCTTGGAAAAAGAACGAGGTTTTTCGCCTACCCGTTCGGTGGGGTGAGGGACGTGTCGGCACGGGCGGCTGAGTGCGTAAGAAGCGCCGGGTTCGAGGCGGCCGTGACGACCTTCGGCGGCTTCAACAAGCCAGGAGATGACGCCTTCCTTCTGAGGAGGATAAAGTTCATGGGCCATGGCCTGGGAGATTTCGCGGTAAGCGTCAGCACCGGGGATATAAAGAGGCATATCAACAGAGCATACGCGGCTTTGACCGCGCTGCGGGGGCCGGGCCTGGGTTCTGGAAAAAAGACCGAGGATGGAAGGTAAGGGAAGGGAAGGAGGACTGATGAAGGTATTGATACTTGGAGGAGACGGGTATCTCGGCTGGCCGACCGCAATGGCGTTCGCGGCAAGGGGGCATGAGGTCTCCGTCATAGACAACTACTTCAGGCGAAGGATCGCTATAGAGACGCGCTCAGAGGCGCTCCTGCCAAACCCGTGCCTCATCGAGAGGACCGAGATATTCCATTCGCTCACAGGCTTCAAGGTGCGCTCCGAGATAGGCGACTGCACCGATTACAGGACCCTTTCAAGGGTCTTTAGAGACGCAAGGCCGGATGCCGTCGTGCACTACGCGGAGCAGCCCTCGGCGCCTTACTCGATGATAAACCACGAGTGCGCGAGCAGGACGCTTAATAACAACCTGAACAGCACCCTCAACCTGATATGGGCCGTACTTGAGCACGCGCCAGAGTGCCACATAATAAAGCTCGGCACCATGGGCGAGTACGGAACACCGAACATAGACATTGAGGAAGGCTGGATAGATATAGAGCACAACGGCAGGAAGGACAGGTTCCTCTACCCAAGACAGGCCGGAAGCCTCTATCACACCACGAAGGTGCTCGATACAGACCTCCTGTACTTTTATACGCGCATATATGGCATCCGGGTGACCGATCTCATGCAGGGGCCGGTCTACGGGATCGCGACACCGGAATCGGAGCTTGGCGACAGGCTCATGCCGAACTTCCACTACGACGACATCTTCGGGACAGTTGTGAACAGGTTCCTTGTCCAGGCCGCTGCCGGGGTCCCGCTCACCGTCTACGGCAAGGGCGGCCAGACCCGCGGGTACATAAATTTGAATGACACCATCCAGTGTGTGGAGCTTTCGATGCTGAACCCTCCAAAGAAGGGGGAGCTTCGCATATTCAACCAGTTCACGGAGAAGTTCACCGTAAACGAGCTGGCCTCAAAGGTGAAAGAGGCTGGCAGGCGCCTGGGGCTCAAGGTGAACGTGACCCGGATAGAGAACCCGAGGCAGGAAAAGGAAGAGCACTATTATAACGTCAGGCACGACGGCCTCTTTAAGCTCAGGCTAAAACCCAACTACATGACAGAAGAGCTGCTCGCAGGCATTTTGGAGAAGATCATAAAGCACAGGACGCGTATAGACGAGCGCAAGCTCATGCCGAGGGTAAGATGGAAGGCGGCTTGAAGTGGCTTATAACAGGCGGGTGCGGCTTTATCGGCTCAAGTCTCGTAGCGAGACTTCTTGAGACTGGCGGGGCAAGCGCGATAAGGGTGCTCGACAACATCTCCACCGGCACCATGGAAGCGCTCGATGAGGCGCGCGGCGCTCTCGATGCCGCGACAGTTGAGTTTGTAAAGGCAGACGTAGGCGACCCGGACGCCTGCCGGGAGAGCGCGAAGGGCATGGACATCGTCGTCCACCTCGCGGCCTCTACAGGCGTTCCGCGCTCGGTCGATGACCCAAGGAAGGATATGGAGAGCAACGTAGTAGGGACCTTCAACATGCTGGAGGCGGCAAGGGAAATGGGCGCTGGGGCCTTCGTCTTCGCCTCGTCGAGCGCGCCGCTCGGGGCCCAGGACCCTCCGATGCACGAAGAAAGGGCATGCCGTCCGATGTCGCCGTACGGGGCCGGCAAGCTCGCCGGCGAGGGCTACTGCTCCGCCTTTTTCTGGGCCTACGGCCTCAAGACCGTATCTCTCAGGTTCGGGAACGTCTACGGGCCGCGCTCGGCACACAAGACGAGCGTTGTGGCGCGTTTTTTCAGGCAGGCTCTCACCGGTGAGGAGATCGTCATCTACGGGGACGGCGAGCATACCAGGGACTTCATATACGTAGACGATCTCGTAAGCGCGGTCGTCCTCTCAGCCGGATCTGGCGCCGGCGGAGAGCTCTTTCAGATCGCTACATCCAGAGAGACGAGCATTAACGAGATAGCCTTCAAGGTGAGGGGGATCGTCGAGAGCGGGACTGGAATGAGAGTTGGCCTGAGGCACGAGCGCGGCCTGCAGGGCGAGATGAAAAGGAACTATTCGGACATCTCGAAGGCCAGGCGGCTCTTGGGATTTTCACCGCAGGTCGATATCGACGATGGGCTAAGGAGGACATTTGAATATTTCAAACGCCACGAGCTCAGGTGATCCATGGGTTTAAGGGTGCTCTGTATAGTCTCGATACTGCCGCCATATCCTGGCGGCGCCGCGGTCTGTTTCGGTAACATTTTGCAGGAGCTGGCCCACGGCCATGAAGATGACCTGGAAAGTGTTGTCGTTCTTACAGAGAAGGGCTGCCTGCGTGACTACGGCGGCGCTGTGAGAGTTCACGACAGGCTCTTCAGGTACGATTCAACCGGACTCAACAACAGGAGCTTTTTCAAGCAGCTCCTCAATTACCTCATAATCCTTTTCTACATCCTCTTCGCGAGAAAGGAGATGGTCCATATACACGCGAGGTACGTCTACGCCAGATACATAGGCAGGGTAGTGTGGCTCGCGCTCCTGGTAACGCGCGCGAAGGTGGTCGTCGACATCCGTGACAGGTTCTACACGAACTTCGGCTTTGGCCATAACTTCCTGGTCTGTTCGAGGGAGCTTGAGGAGTTCTACGGCTGGATAGGAAAAAAGGAGTTCCTGCCCATACCGATGAGCTTCCCTGAATTGAGAAAAGATATCGAGATGGGACATCGGGTCGCATACATCGGGGCGATAGTCGAGAACAAAGGCGTAATCGAGCTCCTCGACGGCTATGCGCAATATCTCAAGGAGTCGAAAGACCCGTTGGAGCTCCACATATGGGGGCAGAACACCCTGGGTGGAAGATTTGAGGAGAAGGCCAGGATGTGCGGGGCCGTCTACCACGGCGCGGCCGCTCCCGGGGAGGTCTTCGACAGGATACTTGAGTCCAAGGCGGTCATACTCCCGTCGAGCTCAGAAGGGATGCCGAGGGTGCTCCTTGAGACGATCTGCTGCAAAAGGGCCTTCATATGCCATTCCAGCGTAAAGTCGCTGGCAAGTCTTCTCCCGGAGGGGTTCGTCTTGAAAGAGATAACCCCACGGGAGATAAAGAGGGCGTTTTTTGAGGTCGAGGCGCACAAAGGGGAGGTCTGCTGCCAATACGACCTGCTCTCGCATTCGCGCGCGCTCGTTGCCTCAGGGCTTATCGGCTTTTACAAAAGGGTGCTTTCAAAGGAATGGAAACAAAAGGAAAGATACTCGATCAAGCTGACGGAATAAACTTCACCCTGGTAATCCTCTTCATAGTAACCGTCTTCCTGGCCTCCTCCGTCAAGATCGCTATGATGAACACCACATCTCTGGTGGCGATGGTGATGTTCGTCGTATTCATCATGAACAGCCTCTTAAGGGGCAGGTTTACTCTCGCGAACCACCAGGTGCAGAAGGGGATGTGC
It includes:
- a CDS encoding NAD-dependent dehydratase, with product MKVLILGGDGYLGWPTAMAFAARGHEVSVIDNYFRRRIAIETRSEALLPNPCLIERTEIFHSLTGFKVRSEIGDCTDYRTLSRVFRDARPDAVVHYAEQPSAPYSMINHECASRTLNNNLNSTLNLIWAVLEHAPECHIIKLGTMGEYGTPNIDIEEGWIDIEHNGRKDRFLYPRQAGSLYHTTKVLDTDLLYFYTRIYGIRVTDLMQGPVYGIATPESELGDRLMPNFHYDDIFGTVVNRFLVQAAAGVPLTVYGKGGQTRGYINLNDTIQCVELSMLNPPKKGELRIFNQFTEKFTVNELASKVKEAGRRLGLKVNVTRIENPRQEKEEHYYNVRHDGLFKLRLKPNYMTEELLAGILEKIIKHRTRIDERKLMPRVRWKAA
- a CDS encoding dTDP-4-dehydrorhamnose 3,5-epimerase yields the protein MIEGLRTELLGQFADHRGRVMHMLRNDSPMFEGFGEIYFSIVNPGKVKAWKRHLRMTQHFAVPVGRIRLVVYDGREGSPTFGSIEVIETGEVDYMLIRIPPLLWYGFMGISSGPALIANCTDIPHSPEESERMDMDSAMIEYDWGSDDHE